A single Drechmeria coniospora strain ARSEF 6962 chromosome 03, whole genome shotgun sequence DNA region contains:
- a CDS encoding non-ribosomal peptide synthetase, whose translation MAYQSDSVTTCCPANAAHEPSHSSIAEPDAVDSILPPQTNAGSKGKMMEKGRVESSSVSSDGDSGLDMCLSEDDLASSLDRIARNSDTSSATADEELSATGELMQSLWAQLFHVTTNRLDENADFFALGGDVTKALQLTKMACNHGIAISARDIFQHPRLAALSVLARPIHCRPPNAVAPFSLLGSVHSGHLRAQAAQLCHVRLSDVADVLPCTPLQEGLLALTQKNPGHYVAQFRFEMDASISVEKLRRAWDQVVASTPILRTRIVSIPNHGLFQAVLDHGASWASDACPDQDDAGEQHMGLGTPLTRFSIVEGPASRRYFIWHIHHALYDGWSMSLMLKEAEKAYYGEETAGLEFMAPFIKYIQDLDESNLRQFWLAQFANMQHSDLLVNALATPLSSQPPRQVTRTKLELHWGRSEFTPSTMIRAAWAVVMARRTNSNEALYGVTMTGRQAEVPRIEYMAGPAIATVPFRVIIDWESSVGQFLYAVQRQGADMIPYEQTGLQRIRRMGGSAAQACAFQSLLVVQPAEKEKAGHSAKFRPFMTIVQSDDTDSTDPDRERDWGTYPIEAECQLGTHDVRLQIDFDCSLVQKSQAEHITQMFNQVLRQLVDHAHGQVSLGTVAEAAQPAVIGLDSIRAWNSKVPDTVEDCVHARFTRMAARQPLAPAVCAWDGDLTYQRLDRLSTIVAGQLVDQGVSGTLVPLLFEKSLWMPVAVLAVMKAGGALVALDMKQPEERLSAIVSQIDSPLLLSSRQNAALAGRLGKKTVVIEGNAEKYPTSSTTQDTNTRLPTVKPSSLLYVVFTSGTTGKPKGVMISHGNFCSAIAYQQRALGYGQECRVFDFASYAFDVAWSNLFFSLTSGACLCIPSALERENDVDGCLKKYHINFMDLTPSLARTIGRDVLSRLSTIILGGEASLPSDVSLAGGNTRIINAYGPSECTPTSHLTYLKDDAISIGHGVGVCTWVIDPDKPDSLVSIGVPGELWIEGPLVGLGYLNDSKKTQSAFVQDPPWLFSVARRNGKLYRTGDLVRYRDDGTIVYMGRKDTQVKIRGQRVELGEVETRLRQLLVASSVAQVIVEATQSAGSKHTALVAFITLSRAQEMTETAHHLAVKEATNKLADRLSKMLPSYMIPAAYFAIREIPMTTTGKADRRQLRNIGASFLLELRNALEMKDAPAEILNETESLLKTVWMSVLNLSAKQASINTTFSRLGGDSISAMQIVSQCRLHNLGFTVGDIYQNNTIRKLASHCKSACKSINGQVEQVRVDQESKEDAAGLFDLSPIQQAYFDSYPDGLNHYNQSFLLDLGRKVDYDVLLCAIQALVRRHAMLRARFRQEPEGERRSWKQMVVEPGPESFSFVQQSVAHQNEIESIAQGRQERLDICKGPVFACDLFNLPHGGQIILLSAHHLVVDLVSWRIIWNEVEEFLMLGELRSPEPLSFRSWCAKQAKFGRNLSPLSVLPYAIPEPQLDFWGLSPEDNTFGRCEDIDVLLSASTTELLFGSSNNSLRTEAVDLILGALFYSFLHTFPERGLPPIWIEGHGREQFDEHFSADVSGTVGWFTTLYPLTMSMTLNDSISHVVRLVKDTRKKVPGKGQLFFACQHYSESGRQTFQGHSVAEVVFNFTGRFQQLEKHDSILKQSDSIRGTDFKICEISKDARRQAIIELNGGISHGQLGVTCSVPMHARHKLRIRNWIHNFAENLEFIVQTLTDAPTGFTLCDWPLLDLSYGGLDTLLNNQLPSMGISPGGIQDMYPCLPLQEGMLLSSAKGTASYDTVTIGRCIPAGDNGAAVCPARLEAAWKRVVGRHTILSTVFALHPEGNGFIQIVLNGPPVRVLRIETELDCPSEALSRIEQPTFAANEPPHMLVICESKKHEVFFGLYMSHALTDAQSSATLLHELAAEYVGAVLEPAPAFSQVIRFINSTSQAQKLGTWCSLLEGLHPCIFPVASPILGQENQNTSSRVFYASRRKFGILEYCKKAKIAPSSLLQTAWAMVLSHFTGMHDVCFGYMSSGRDAVVNNVDGLVGPLANMLISRVDVRQDARQVLKATSNRSEEHLTIQHASLAQIQHRLGMSGKRLFNTSLSISHQKAKAAGRDSSITIEVQGGDDVHEFDLKCNASFDGAHTDLSLEFKQPLISQQSAKAVYDVFLKAVEYLLAIDVAEMNTVALDDRESFEHVDNENTCMQSLSNSFFKYITGEEVAMASSFWTSQFIGLQASHFPVLPPADHRPEIDSEICLSMSGLDISSGEYAAETLVRATWSLLTARIMGSEESIFGVTIPGNYGPISLPNRSMISAKTPISSFLSELQEQSIAMAQFHHMGIERIRRLSKETDAACNFQTLLTVYEPVTAAEDFKASNGNKGYDDYLQETGKYVMVVCVRPGASTTQLHIQFDSHVVEKYQVERVAEQFENVFCQLLNLGRRQEKLGDIRVASLQDLVDIWSWNSALPEPVEVCIHDWIVQQSKERPKAPAIMAWDGDLTYGQLDHLSSKLANQLASKGVGRGSIVPICFEKSMWMPVAALAVMKAGGASVAIDTSLPEERIRSVTTQVFNNMTRTKIILSSIASGNLAQMLGADVVLTVADDLHKERETATLELPMSQPSDVLYVVFTSGSTGNPKGVVITHRNFSSILVRQRDAFGINSSSRVFDFASYAFDVVWLNLLKTLTVGACLCIPSAAEREDDLGGSLIKYGATVVDMTPSLARIVEPRSALSTLSTLILGGEAVSPSDVHLVGDKTLLMVAYGPAECTPSSTVMDMSRSRDAGIGRGLGACTWVTEAENADMLAPVGAVGELWIEGPGVGIGYLHEPEKTAAVFVQDPVWLMHGSPDGKVPGRNGRVYRTGDLVRYKKDGSLLFVGRKDTQVKIAGQRVELGDIEYHVQRAIKQAWPRGAQVAAEVAQPQGMASKYVVAFISLEGTLSSGEHAEAVRKLTADMRQGLAKALPPYMIPSVYLPLQTIPMSVTRKIDRRRLQEIGSALTSKDLRTLAHASGETQCRAPETDAERTIQTLWAEILGVDPKGISANDSFFKIGGDSIAAMRLVAKARDKGLNLTVRRIFQCPALCDLAVTGASTSN comes from the exons ATGGCATATCAATCCGACTCAGTGACCACTTGCTGCCCCGCCAATGCGGCCCACGAGCCGAGCCATTCGTCCATTGCCGAGCCTGATGCAGTCGACAGTATCCTACCTCCACAAACCAACGCGGGGTCCAAGGGCAAGATGATGGAGAAGGGTAGAGTGGAATCAAGTTCAGTCTCGTCCGATGGCGATTCTGGCCTGGATATGTGCCTATCCGAAGACGACCTCGCCAGCTCGCTTGACCGCATCGCGAGAAACAGTGACACCTCATCAGCGACAGCAGATGAGGAGCTTTCGGCAACAGGAGAGCTCATGCAGTCCCTATGGGCTCAACTATTCCATGTTACCACTAATCGCTTGGACGAAAATGCCGATTttttcgccctcggcggggACGTCACGAAAGCTCTACAGCTTACCAAGATGGCATGCAATCACGGTATCGCTATATCAGCTAGGGATATCTTTCAGCACCCACGACTTGCAGCGCTTTCGGTCCTGGCTCGGCCGATTCATTGCAGACCCCCCAACGCTGTTGCCCCCTTTTCTTTGCTCGGATCCGTCCATTCTGGTCATCTCCGTGCCCAAGCTGCGCAGCTATGTCATGTTCGGCTCTCTGATGTCGCCGACGTTCTTCCATGCACCCCTCTTCAAGAAGGCTTGCTGGCACTCACGCAGAAGAATCCTGGACACTACGTGGCCCAGTTCAGGTTCGAGATGGATGCGAGCATCAGCGTAGAGAAGCTACGTAGGGCCTGGGATCAAGTCGTGGCCTCCACTCCCATCTTGCGGACGCGCATTGTGAGCATCCCGAACCATGGACTTTTCCAGGCCGTCTTGGACCATGGGGCATCGTGGGCATCGGATGCCTGCCCAGATCAAGATGACGCAGGAGAACAACACATGGGCTTGGGAACCCCTCTGACGAGATTTTCCATCGTCGAGGGTCCGGCATCCCGCCGCTACTTCATCTGGCATATCCATCATGCTCTGTACGACGGGTGGTCCATGTCCCTCATGCTCAAGGAAGCCGAAAAGGCCTACTACGGCGAGGAAACAGCTGGTCTTGAGTTCATGGCACCTTTCATCAAGTATATCCAGGACCTGGACGAGTCAAATCTGAGGCAATTCTGGCTGGCCCAGTTTGCAAACATGCAACATTCTGACCTCCTCGTGAACGCCCTTGCAACCCCCCTGTCATCGCAGCCTCCCCGTCAGGTCACCCGTACAAAGTTGGAGCTCCACTGGGGTCGCAGTGAGTTTACGCCGTCGACAATGATTAGGGCAGCTTGGGCCGTAGTCATGGCTCGCCGGACCAACTCGAATGAGGCGCTCTACGGCGTAACCATGACAGGCCGCCAGGCGGAAGTGCCTCGAATCGAATACATGGCCGGGCCAGCCATCGCCACCGTTCCCTTCCGCGTCATTATTGACTGGGAGAGCAGTGTCGGTCAGTTTCTGTACGCTGTGCAGCGCCAAGGAGCGGACATGATTCCGTACGAGCAGACAGGTCTTCAACGAATCCGGCGAATGGGAGGTTCTGCCGCCCAGGCCTGCGCTTTCCAATCCCTTCTGGTCGTTCAGCCAGCCGAAAAGGAAAAGGCGGGACATTCTGCAAAGTTCAGGCCCTTCATGACCATCGTCCAGTCAGACGACACAGACTCTACTGATCCAGATCGGGAGCGGGATTGGGGAACGTACCCAATTGAAGCCGAATGTCAGTTGGGCACACACGATGTGCGTCTGCAGATTGACTTTGACTGCAGCTTGGTGCAAAAAAGCCAAGCAGAGCATATTACTCAAATGTTTAATCAGGTTCTCCGTCAGCTTGTCGACCATGCCCACGGTCAAGTCAGCCTCGGGACagtggccgaggcggctcAGCctgccgtcatcggcctcgactCCATCCGAGCCTGGAACTCCAAAGTGCCCGACACGGTAGAAGACTGTGTGCATGCCAGATTTACGAGAATGGCAGCGCGACAGCCTCTGGCGCCGGCGGTTTGTGCTTGGGATGGTGACCTCACCTATCAGCGCCTCGACCGGCTTTCGACAATCGTTGCCGGCCAACTTGTCGATCAAGGTGTGTCCGGTACATTGGTTCCCTTGTTATTCGAAAAGTCTCTTTGGATGCCAGTTGCTGTGCTTGCCGTGATGAAGGCTGGCGGCGCCTTGGTCGCCTTGGACATGAAGCAGCCGGAAGAACGACTCTCCGCCATTGTATCTCAGATTGACTCGCCCTTGCTGCTGTCCTCTCGACAAAACGCTGCTCTGGCGGGGAGACTCGGCAAGAAAACAGTTGTTATCGAAGGCAATGCTGAAAAATATCCTACTTCATCAACCACTCAAGATACCAATACTCGCCTCCCTACTGTCAAGCCCAGCAGCCTCCTTTATGTTGTCTTCACCTCCGGTACTACCGGAAAGCCAAAGGGCGTCATGATCTCGCATGGCAATTTTTGCAGTGCCATAGCCTATCAGCAGCGTGCACTGGGATATGGTCAAGAATGCCGAGTATTTGACTTTGCATCCTACGCTTTTGACGTTGCTTGGTCCAATCTCTTCTTCTCCCTCACATCCGGGGCATGCCTCTGCATCCCGTCAGCCCTGGAGCGAGAGAATGATGTGGACGGCTGCCTGAAAAAGTACCACATCAATTTCATGGATCTCACGCCTTCGCTTGCGCGTACCATTGGCCGTGATGTGCTCTCCAGGCTGTCGACCATCATTCTCGGCGGAGAAGCGAGCCTCCCGAGCGACGTCTCGTTGGCAGGCGGAAATACCCGCATTATTAACGCATATGGCCCTTCAGAGTGCACGCCAACATCTCATCTCACTTACTTAAAGGATGACGCCATAAGCATTGGCCATGGGGTTGGAGTGTGCACCTGGGTAATCGACCCCGATAAACCTGATTCCTTGGTATCTATCGGTGTCCCTGGCGAGCTCTGGATCGAGGGGCCGCTGGTCGGTTTGGGATATCTCAACGATTCGAAAAAAACGCAATCCGCTTTTGTACAGGATCCTCCATGGCTCTTCTCTGTGGCCAGACGAAACGGAAAGTTGTACCGAACAGGTGATCTTGTGCGATACAGGGATGATGGTACGATCGTTTACATGGGAAGGAAGGACACTCAAGTTAAAATCCGAGGCCAGCGAGTCGAATTGGGCGAGGTCGAGACTCGCCTGAGACAGCTTCTAGTGGCTTCATCGGTCGCCCAGGTCATTGTCGAGGCGACGCAGTCTGCAGGCTCCAAACACACTGCGCTGGTTGCCTTTATTACACTTTCTAGGGCCCAAGAAATGACGGAAACAGCTCACCACCTGGCTGTCAAAGAAGCCACCAACAAGCTGGCTGATCGGCTGTCCAAAATGCTACCATCATACATGATTCCAGCGGCTTACTTTGCAATCCGCGAAATTCCCATGACCACAACTGGCAAGGCTGACCGGCGACAACTTCGCAACATTGGCGCCTCATTCTTGCTAGAGCTACGCAACGCTTTGGAGATGAAGGACGCCCCAGCCGAGATCTTGAACGAAACGGAAAGTCTTTTAAAAACGGTCTGGATGTCAGTTCTGAACCTTTCAGCTAAACAAGCCTCCATCAACACCACCTTTTCGCGGTTGGGGGGCGACTCCATCTCCGCAATGCAGATAGTTTCGCAGTGTCGACTTCACAACCTCGGATTTACAGTTGGCGATATTTACCAGAATAACACGATCCGCAAACTTGCGTCCCATTGTAAGTCTGCTTGTAAATCAATAAATGGACAGGTGGAGCAAGTGCGTGTCGACCAAGAAAGCAAGGAAGACGCCGCGGGACTCTTCGACCTCTCGCCAATTCAGCAGGCCTACTTCGATTCCTACCCCGATGGTCTGAACCACTACAATCAATCCTTTTTGTTGGATCTTGGCAGAAAGGTTGATTACGATGTGCTCCTTTGCGCCATACAAGCGCTCGTGCGGCGGCACGCGATGCTCCGCGCTCGCTTCAGACAGGAGCCAGAGGGTGAGCGTCGATCTTGGAAACAGATGGTAGTCGAGCCGGGCCCGGAATCATTCTCATTCGTCCAACAATCCGTAGCACATCAAAACGAGATAGAGTCGATCGCTCAGGGGCGACAAGAACGGCTCGACATTTGCAAAGGTCCCGTGTTTGCCTGCGACCTGTTCAACCTTCCCCATGGCGGTCAGATAATTCTTCTGTCGGCTCATCACTTGGTTGTCGACCTTGTTTCATGGCGCATTATATGGAACGAGGTAGAGGAATTTCTTATGCTCGGCGAATTACGATCCCCAGAGCCCTTGTCTTTCCGCTCCTGGTGCGCCAAACAAGCCAAATTCGGCCGCAACCTATCGCCGCTCAGTGTGCTCCCTTATGCCATCCCTGAACCTCAGCTCGACTTTTGGGGCTTGTCACCAGAAGACAACACTTTTGGCCGATGCGAAGACATTGACGTGCTGTTGTCCGCGTCGACAACAGAGCTTCTGTTTGGCAGCAGCAATAACAGCCTAAGGACGGAAGCAGTCGATCTCATCCTCGGTGCACTCTTCTATTCGTTTCTCCATACTTTCCCCGAGCGTGGTTTGCCTCCCATCTGGATTGAaggccacggccgagagcAGTTTGACGAACACTTCTCGGCGGATGTGTCTGGCACCGTTGGATGGTTCACCACGCTATACCCGCTTACAATGTCAATGACGTTGAACGATTCCATTTCCCACGTGGTTAGACTTGTCAAAGATACTAGGAAAAAGGTTCCGGGCAAGGGTCAGTTATTCTTTGCTTGCCAGCATTACAGTGAGTCCGGCCGACAGACGTTCCAGGGCCACAGTGTGGCCGAGGTCGTGTTCAACTTTACAGGGAGATTTCAGCAGCTCGAAAAACATGACAGTATTCTTAAGCAATCGGATTCAATCCGAGGCACAGACTTCAAAATCTGCGAAATTTCCAAGGATGCACGACGACAGGCCATCATTGAGCTCAACGGCGGAATTTCACACGGTCAGCTTGGCGTCACTTGCAGCGTCCCTATGCACGCGCGCCATAAGCTTCGCATCCGAAACTGGATTCACAATTTTGCCGAAAATCTCGAGTTCATCGTACAGACACTTACAGATGCACCAACAGGGTTCACATTGTGCGACTGGCCTCTGCTTGACCTATCATACGGTGGCCTAGACACGCTGTTAAATAACCAACTTCCAAGCATGGGCATCAGTCCGGGGGGCATTCAAGACATGTATCCCTGTTTACCTCTTCAAGAAGGCATGCTGCTCAGTTCTGCTAAAGGCACGGCCTCTTATGACACTGTTACAATCGGCCGATGCATACCCGCTGGGGACAACGGTGCCGCGGTGTGTCCGGCAAGGCTCGAGGCTGCCTGGAAGAGGGTGGTTGGCCGGCACACCATTTTGTCGACGGTATTCGCCCTCCACCCCGAGGGAAACGGATTTATCCAGATTGTGCTCAATGGCCCGCCCGTGCGCGTTTTACGTATCGAGACCGAGCTCGATTGTCCGTCGGAGGCCCTATCTCGGATCGAACAACCGACATTCGCAGCCAACGAGCCACCACATATGCTGGTCATATGTGAATCCAAAAAACACGAAGTTTTCTTTGGCCTTTATATGAGTCATGCACTCACCGATGCTCAATCATCCGCTACGCTGCTTCATGAGCTCGCGGCCGAATATGTTGGTGCTGTCTTGGAGCCTGCCCCGGCCTTTTCTCAAGTAATTCGCTTCATCAACAGTACGTCGCAAGCCCAGAAGCTGGGTACATGGTGTTCACTACTTGAGGGTCTTCATCCATGCATATTTCCGGTGGCCTCTCCAATTCTTGGGCAAGAGAATCAAAACACATCAAGTCGGGTTTTCTATGCCTCCAGGCGCAAATTTGGGATTTTGGAATATTGCAAAAAGGCAAAAATCGCACCTTCTTCGCTTTTGCAAACTGCCTGGGCCATGGTGTTGTCCCATTTCACGGGCATGCACGACGTGTGCTTTGGATACATGAGCTCAGGCCGAGATGCCGTAGTCAACAACGTTGATGGTCTGGTTGGACCTCTGGCGAATATGCTCATCAGTCGAGTGGATGTACGACAGGATGCAAGACAGGTTCTAAAAGCGACCTCGAATAGGTCCGAGGAACATTTAACTATTCAGCATGCTTCCTTGGCACAAATACAGCATCGACTCGGTATGTCAGGAAAACGGTTGTTTAACACGTCTCTTTCCATCAGCCATCAGAAAGCAAAGGCAGCCGGGAGAGATTCGAGCATCACAATCGAAgtccaaggcggcgacgacgtacaCGAG TTTGACCTGAAGTGTAATGCATCTTTCGATGGGGCCCACACAGACCTTTCCCTCGAGTTCAAGCAACCGCTTATCTCTCAACAGTCCGCGAAAGCTGTTTACGACGTTTTCTTAAAGGCCGTTGAATACCTCTTAGCCATTGATGTTGCTGAAATGAATACAGTAGCATTAGATGATAGAGAGAGTTTTGAACATGTCGACAACGAAAATACCTGCATGCAGTCGCTCTCCAACAGCTTCTTCAAGTACATCACGGGAGAAGAAGTGGCCATGGCATCATCGTTCTGGACATCACAATTCATTGGCCTTCAGGCATCTCACTTCCCCGTATTGCCACCAGCAGATCACCGTCCAGAGATTGATAGCGAAATCTGCTTGTCCATGAGTGGGTTGGATATAAGTTCTGGTGAATACGCGGCTGAGACACTCGTCCGAGCGACGTGGTCATTGTTGACAGCTCGGATCATGGGCTCAGAGGAGAGTATATTTGGTGTCACAATACCAGGCAACTACGGCCCCATATCTTTACCAAATCGGAGCATGATCAGCGCCAAAACGCCCATCAGCAGCTTTCTCAGCGAACTCCAGGAGCAGAGCATCGCAATGGCACAGTTCCACCACATGGGCATAGAGCGAATACGCCGCTTAAGCAAAGAGACCGACGCTGCTTGCAACTTCCAGACACTCCTCACAGTCTATGAGCCCGTGACAGCTGCTGAAGATTTCAAGGCATCTAATGGCAATAAGGGGTATGACGACTACCTACAGGAAACGGGCAAGTATGTCATGGTAGTTTGCGTTCGGCCGGGGGCTTCCACAACCCAGCTACACATCCAGTTCGACTCGCATGTCGTTGAAAAATACCAGGTTGAGCGAGTCGCAGAACAGTTTGAGAATGTATTCTGTCAGCTACTGAACCTGGGTAGGCGGCAAGAAAAGCTTGGGGATATACGTGTTGCAAGCCTACAAGACCTTGTCGATATCTGGTCATGGAACAGCGCGCTCCCAGAACCGGTAGAAGTCTGCATCCATGATTGGATAGTACAACAATCCAAAGAACGACCAAAAGCTCCTGCCATCATGGCATGGGATGGAGACTTGACATACGGGCAACTTGATCATTTATCATCCAAGCTGGCAAATCAGCTGGCCAGCAAGGGTGTAGGCAGAGGCAGCATCGTGCCAATCTGTTTTGAGAAGTCCATGTGGATGCCAGTTGCCGCGCTCGCCGTCATGAAGGCTGGCGGTGCTTCGGTTGCAATTGACACCTCTCTGCCGGAGGAGAGGATCCGTTCGGTCACGACGCAAGTTTTTAACAACATGACGAGGACAAAGATTATATTATCCTCAATTGCGAGCGGAAATCTTGCCCAAATGCTGGGAGCAGACGTGGTACTGACCGTGGCTGACGACCTGCACAAGGAACGCGAGACGGCGACTCTCGAACTGCCGATGTCGCAGCCATCCGATGTCCTCTACGTCGTGTTCACCTCTGGCAGTACGGGAAATCCAAAGGGCGTCGTCATCACGCACCGGAACTTTTCCAGCATCCTGGTGCGCCAGCGAGATGCGTTTGGAATCAACAGCAGCTCACGGGTGTTTGACTTTGCATCCTATGCTTTCGACGTTGTGTGGCTCAATCTCCTCAAGACTCTGACAGTAGGCGCATGTCTTTGCATCccatcggcggccgagcgcgAAGACGACCTTGGCGGGAGCCTAATAAAATATGGCGCTACGGTCGTGGATATGACGCCGTCGCTGGCCCGCATCGTCGAACCGAGATCGGCGCTCTCGACGCTCTCGACGCTCATCTTGGGTGGCGAGGCCGTTTCGCCTAGCGATGTTCACCTCGTAGGGGACAAGACGCTGCTGATGGTTGCGTACGGCCCTGCGGAATGTACACCTAGCAGCACAGTCATGGACATGTCCAGATCGAGGGACGCCGGGATCGGCCGAGGGTTGGGAGCCTGCACATGGGTGACGGAAGCAGAAAATGCTGATATGCTAGCACCAGTCGGTGCCGTGGGCGAACTTTGGATCGAGGGGCCAGGCGTCGGTATCGGCTACCTCCACGAGCCAGAAAAGACGGCAGCAGTTTTCGTCCAAGATCCAGTCTGGCTCATGCACGGCTCCCCTGATGGCAAGGTTCCCGGCCGAAATGGCCGGGTCTACCGCACAGGCGACCTTGTGCGGTACAAAAAGGATGGAAGCCTACTCTTCGTAGGGCGCAAAGACACTCAGGTCAAGATTGCCGGTCAGCGTGTTGAGCTCGGGGACATTGAATACCACGTTCAACGGGCCATCAAGCAGGCTTGGCCGCGAGGAGCACAGGTCGCCGCCGAAGTTGCACAGCCGCAAGGGATGGCGAGCAAATACGTCGTCGCCTTTATCAGCCTCGAAGGCACCCTGTCGTCCGGCGAGCATGCCGAAGCGGTTCGAAAATTGACCGCTGACATGCGGCAGGGATTGGCAAAGGCGCTCCCACCATATATGATCCCATCCGTGTACCTGCCGCTGCAGACGATTCCCATGTCTGTGACTCGAAAGATTGATCGACGGCGTCTTCAAGAGATTGGCTCTGCCCTCACTTCCAAGGACCTACGAACGCTTGCTCACGCTTCAGGCGAGACGCAATGTCGCGCCCCAGAGACGGATGCCGAGCGGACAATCCAAACACTATGGGCCGAGATTCTTGGCGTGGATCCGAAAGGCATTAGTGCAAACGATAGCTTCTTCAAAATTGGAGGAGATTCCATTGCGGCCATGAGGCTGGTTGCCAAGGCACGGGACAAGGGTCTCAACTTGACGGTTCGACGCATCTTTCAATGCCCAGCCTTGTGTgacctcgccgtcaccggtgcctcgacgagcaacTGA